The DNA segment ATCAACACTTGAGGCTGCAGGTGAGGCTCTAATGTAATGCTGTGTGAAGAGAGTGAGATAGAAACTAGATGAGGCGCCTGTAGTTCACacttattataagcttacttcAGGCTGGGTTGGATCTCTCTCAAACATCACACTGCTACAGTTACTGACTATCACAATCCACAAATAATTACCATTATTTTCTGTATGTTGTCTAGCTTATGCTTATATGCACATATTTACAAGTTCATATGGAGAAGATCATGAACTACATTCTTATCAATTTAAAGGATGAAAAACTGAGCTCATGTGACTGTTTTGTCAGGCACCTACCTGTAATGCATGTTTTCCCAGGGTGTTACACACTTCTCTCAAAGACTGGCAGTGTTCAAGGAGATGCTCCCCACATACAACATCCACCTGCCAATGTAGTCAACAATTCAATTGAATGCCACAAAATAACTCTATTGttcaaataaagaaaattaaatatatgcTAAAGCcatttatatacatacagtacatacaactTTTTGATGCCTGCCAATGCAAAAGACATATACTATGACACTATACTATGCGATTGCTAAGATTGAGAGATGGGCATTTTAACCAATTTTGTAGTTAAAGCACATATAGAATAGGTAAAGCTTTTCCCAAACTGACCAAAAAATGTTAGATAAAAAGCACTTTAAGCCtccaaatgtacaaaaaaatacagcttctatCCTATTCTCAACATCATTAGGCAATTTTTAGAGCCTAGTAGAGCGGTGTAAACCGCTTCCCATCTCCCAGACTTCACGAATTCGTCATTTATCTCTAGATTTCCCCACCACTAAAAGTTTCCTCGCTTGGCCAGACAAGTTTTGCTAATCAAGAGTGATTAGGTGCCAGGAAAGTACCTTAAACCAGTAATCCAGGTACGACTGTTTAGCTTTACAACGTGCAACCTGCATTTGTCCATATGGCATATTTAGAAGACCACAGCCTTAAACTGCAAGAGACTCTGTTTAACCAGACGCAGCTGTCTGCAGTAGTTACAGCTGAATAACATAAGTATGAATAATAgagttaaatactttttttaacagAACCACTGTTATTCACAACTGCAGATGGCTATTTCCATGCTTGACTGAGCCATGGTCCTTTTCAAAGACTTAAATCCTTATCCAGCATTGGGATTAGTGGGAAAACTAATTAAACGGCAACGTGGCTGGATTGTAAAGTGTGAGAGAGCCACTGAAGTGTTTAGAGAGAAAAGGAAACATCCTTATAACATAATTTCGTTAAACACTCTTTTGCATAACCTTATACTGGAAACAGCACTGGCTGATACTAAAGAGCTACTGATTTTATGACTGAATTAAATCGAAATGAATTATACTGTtgggtaaaaatgtaaatgaagacGAATATATTTGTCAAAGAATATATTAGACATTGAATGACTCGGcatgtctttcttctgtgcaagaAGCATCTGATTCATTTTACAAGTCCTGTCAGTTTGAATTATTGAGCTTTTAACACAGCAGGGGTGTGTGTTCACCCGACACATCCTCAGCCACTGTCAGACCTCTGAAAGAGCTGGCCATCTAAAATAGTTTTTGTGCCACTGGCGTAAAAAACAACCTGTTCAACACTTGCAACATCATCTTTGGTGTCTAAAGAGGTGgtttacaatacaaaatgtacGCAagagtgggtgagtaaaaaatgtcGGTGAAATAAAGGGAAATAAAATGCATGTCTTTGTGTTTCACCTTGTAATTTGGGCTCAGCTCCATCTTTCTCCGGATAAAGAGCTCGACATGATGGATTGTAGCTTCCCCTGAAACACGTACATACTTCCTCTCGAGAGGCTTGAAAGTGAACAAATAATTAGAATATTAAAATAGAGTGTGCCTACAtcacaattattattttaattctaCACAAAACATAACtgaaatttatttattcatactgTATAAGGAAAACAACACAATTTGAACGTTACCTTATAGTTTGCAATGCCCTCTTCAGCtctggaaaaacaaaaaaaattataagaGATATTTAGTAGAACAGATCACATCTCTCTtgtttacacaaaacaaaataaatgcacaGGTAGTCTTTTACAATTGTGCATAATCAGTTCAAccaagaaaacagaaaaagaacgCTCTGGTTTTTAATGGATTGGCTCCATCTTGTGGTGCACATGATCTTCTTGCCATTCAGAAAATATAGAAATAACAGCTGTCACCACCCAGTTGACAATCATAGtgtcacatatttaaaataattaaaatatttaagtaaaaatggaaagaaaaaaCTTTAGAGCATTATTTGGGTAagaagttttttgttgtttcaaatgGGAGCAACTGAAGTCAACTTTAAAGGTTGTCATTGAGCACTTGTAACtgaaagttaataataaatgtgcaaataCACTACTGACCCCAAAAACTCCAGCATCAGAGACATATCCAGCTCTGAGGGGATAGTAAAAACAGACTGAGGCAGCATGTCTCTCCTCTGTCTCGGGGGCAGCTTGATGGCTGGCGCTGGCACTGCCACTGGGGTAAAAGAGAAGTGCATCACGAAATCTTAATCTCTCACAGCACCACTCAATTTGTTTTATGTACTGAAAAGCATACACTATATTCACAAACCTGGCTTTGGAACTTCAAGTCCTCTCTTTTTATAAAATTCACATATCCGTGACCTTTCATCTAGAAAGACAAAAATCCAAAATTACTCAAATGACAGACTGTGCACCCATATGAGCCAATCAATAAAATGCTGCTTACCTCCTTCCAAATATGGAACCATTTTAAATACAATGTCTTGTAATTGTCTATCAGGTctaaaagaaacacaaagacaACTTGACTCCTTAACAACCAAGCTTAAACAATATGCCACAGAACATAAAAATCCCTAAGGACCCATGGGGCATATGGGAGGCCATTACTGTTCATGGTGCCAGCAATTAGACAAAAGGGAGTGTCCTGAAAATAACAACTATCTCTAGTGGTAGCCCTAAACTAGTAAACAACAACAGTATAGTGATTTCAtcataaaaatgatgaaaaaataggaaaaaataaaagacaaggATACCTTATGTTGTACAATGGCTGTGTCTGGTGAACTACAATAGCACAGTTCGGACACCTGTTGCTGTAGAAAAAGTGCCTTACTATACAGCTCTTACAAACTGTGTGAGTGGAAAGAGAATGAAAGTCAGATAAACTGGTGTAATGCAAAACATTTCAAGTTACGACTAAATTATTTATGactatgaaaaaaataattaagaCTTACAGGTATGAAGACACTCTGTAATGGTGGTTGCGTCAATGAAAAATCCATTGCAAAGGGCACAGCGAATATACGGATAAAATTCCCTGAGGGGCAGTGAACGCTTTGcacaaaaagaaagaattatGTCAACGTTTAGTATGCAAGGCCAtctacataaataataatagaaacccaatagcaaatgtaaaatttaattttgtgtaataACAATGTTGTACAAACTTTTGATGTCGTACCTCGTCGTCGTCGTCATGATCTCTCTCGCTGTGGTCAGTTTGTTCGTCTTCACAGTAGGAAGTGTTTGTTGACCCACGCGCAGATCGCTCCGCTGCACCTCTCTCTACAGTTTCGTCCATAATCCACGCAAATGCTGTTCAAACGACTGCACAACAACGAAGATTGCCTATCCGGTGTCTTCTACAGTGTTTACAAAAACTGGATAACGAACTGTTAATTTCAGATACACTTTCTACAACACTTCTGTACGCGGTGCGCGCGCGCGACACTCAGTAAGCAGTTTTAATGCgtataaaataaaagtccctgCGCTCAAATACATTAACCAGTGGGCACTTTAACTTGACTAGAATAAAAGTCCCAAAATTTAAAGGAGGAAAAAACTAAGAACTTAAGAAAttaagacaaataaataaatgactgagACTAAGAGTTGTAAGAGAAAACGCTCAAATAAGCACATCAATgtaaaaaacgaacaaacacGACATACACAGCAGGACATTAAAGAGTATAGTAGCCCAAATTGATATAAATGGCCTGCATTTACGTATTCACTGATTGTTTTTGCAGACATGGTCCTTCAAAACCAGCTGCGCTTGTCTGCTTATTTGGGAATCATGTATGCATAGACAGAATAAAGTAAGAAACCTTTTTGGCAGTGTCAGTGTGTTTCTGCTCCCTACTGGCGCAAGGGAGGCATGACAGAAAACATGGCGGCGTCCAGGAGCAACGTGGATGAAATTCGTGATCGAGTAATATTGGGTGAATTTGGCGTTAAAAATGTAAGTTAAGCCTCTTCGAGAAAATGACATGTGGTTTGTTGTATGCTGATGTGGACATAGATGAATAGGAGATTAAACATTTGCAATCTGATAAAATGCGGGTGCACATGCCATGCAGTTTCACTGTACAGATGTATATGTAAACTTCTAGATATTAGAGTGTATTCCAGTTATCAACATATATAACTGTTATTATATTTCAACCATATTCAGGTCCATACTACAGATTTTCCTGGAAATTATCCTGGTTACGATGACACATGGGACCTGGAAAAATTTAAAGAGGTGTGTGCGAAATTGAAAGGATTTTACATTCATTGTCACGAATATCTTCGTTGTTAATTCATTTAATACCTATTTGGTGTAAACATTTGTCTATTCGTCCCCTTCAGAATTTCAAGATTAATATTATACATTCCGATGAAACCACGTTGGAATTTGATATGATTGGAACAGATGCTGCAATTGCAAACGCTTTTCGGCGTATTTTACTTGCTGAGGTAAGGTTCATGAGGTCACCAAGATCAACTTATGCTATTATAGTGTTCATGTGGCTACAGAAGACCGAGCCAGTTTCACgaagttgtgtttttttatacttCTATATTATGCAAATTCCGAAATAGTTgttaacattatattattaataatttctataattaatatttgattatttactcttaaataattatttaattaagtGTTTTCCAAACTAAAATTCCACCATCATCATTCTTTtgcatttgatgtttttttaatggttttatgtTTAACATCTGCAGAGAGGTGTTGAATAGCAGGTTGTATTGTGAGAGCACAGCCCATAGGGCAGTCAACATGTGTTTAATGGAGTATAACTCTCTTCCTAAAATAAAGGATGGAAATTTCATCTTCCGGAAAATATTGTTATACAGAAAattatttcaaaaatgaaacttctctGAGAATTATTGATCAAAGTTAATCGTATGACAAATAGTCATGTAGCTGTATTTTAGGTAACAGcagtaattatatatatttacttgGTGATAAAATcttcattgtttattcatttgtctAACCTCATTTGCCAATTCAGGTCCCAACAATGGCAATTGAAAAAGCGTTCATTTACAACAACACATCCATTATTCAGGATGAGATTTTGGCCCAAAGACTTGGTCTTGTGCCCATTAAAGCAGATCCTCGTCTTTTTGAATACAGGAATCCAGGTGAGAACATAAAGCAAACACcatcagaatgtttttttttttttaaatatattaactgTGTTCA comes from the Triplophysa rosa linkage group LG9, Trosa_1v2, whole genome shotgun sequence genome and includes:
- the pcgf6 gene encoding polycomb group RING finger protein 6; its protein translation is MDETVERGAAERSARGSTNTSYCEDEQTDHSERDHDDDDERSLPLREFYPYIRCALCNGFFIDATTITECLHTFCKSCIVRHFFYSNRCPNCAIVVHQTQPLYNIRPDRQLQDIVFKMVPYLEGDERSRICEFYKKRGLEVPKPVAVPAPAIKLPPRQRRDMLPQSVFTIPSELDMSLMLEFLGAEEGIANYKPLERKYVRVSGEATIHHVELFIRRKMELSPNYKVDVVCGEHLLEHCQSLREVCNTLGKHALQDGMLVLHFGLVLPAQ